Proteins encoded by one window of Thermobaculum terrenum ATCC BAA-798:
- a CDS encoding MarR family winged helix-turn-helix transcriptional regulator, whose protein sequence is MHNKTLTEQQYQALANLRYVIRKFLHFSESAARQAGVEPQQHQLMLAIKGLPEGAKPTIGEIAERLQVQHNTAVELVNRAEAAGYVRRMKDRDDKRQVLVWLTDQGERVLDMLSAIHMSELKVMGPQLIQALESIVKEDMYSK, encoded by the coding sequence GTGCACAACAAGACTCTTACTGAGCAGCAATATCAGGCTCTGGCCAACTTAAGGTACGTTATCCGGAAGTTCCTGCATTTCAGCGAGTCAGCTGCAAGGCAAGCAGGCGTAGAGCCCCAGCAACATCAACTTATGCTAGCAATAAAAGGCTTGCCGGAGGGTGCAAAACCCACTATAGGCGAGATTGCTGAAAGGCTGCAGGTTCAGCATAACACCGCGGTTGAATTAGTAAACCGAGCTGAAGCTGCAGGTTACGTGAGGAGGATGAAGGATAGGGATGATAAGAGGCAAGTCCTAGTATGGCTCACTGACCAAGGTGAAAGAGTCCTTGATATGTTGTCTGCTATTCACATGAGTGAGTTGAAAGTTATGGGGCCACAGTTGATCCAGGCCCTTGAATCCATAGTGAAAGAAGATATGTATTCTAAATAA
- a CDS encoding chloride channel protein → MSILVERGLRTLHREARDARPRLGDFSASPRLIYISALAIIVGIVGAFLALILLYLIHFFTSLFFFQRISFQDVSPSRNHLGLAVLFVPVIGGIIVGLMARYGSEKIRGHGIPEAIEAILINGSKVEPRLAILKPVSSAITIGSGGPFGAEGPIIMTGGAFGSLIAQLLRLSSSERKTLLVAGAAAGMAAVFGAPLAAIALAVEVLLFEWRPRSLIPVAISSAIAGALRYYLLGTPPIFPTPTHTFYPTLMVLVDCFITGLVAGLLSLILTWMVYTVEDIFRKLPVHWMWWPAIGGVFVGIGGLIYPRALGVGYDVIADMLRGQNTWQLILGILLVKSAIWAIALGSGTSGGVLAPILMIGGSIGIIESHIFPSMGEGFWPMLSMSAVLGGAMRAPLTAIIFALELTHDIHSVIPLILVVIVSYGFTVLTMRRSILTEKLDRRGYHLTYEYSPDPLELHFASEAMDTNARLIPKDMTVGEFVDRLGKDIPLHQRLYSIVGDNNILLGIVTQSLIKGVPPSTKIIDVAEKHPIVAYPYETMRSIAYRMAEHGITRMPVVEPDSERVLGVITLGSLLQARKRRLLEERVRERVIKIKWNREPIRVRTN, encoded by the coding sequence TTGAGCATTCTTGTAGAAAGGGGGCTTAGGACTCTACACCGTGAAGCTAGGGATGCACGACCCAGACTTGGTGACTTCTCGGCTTCTCCTAGGTTGATTTATATTTCTGCTTTGGCGATCATAGTAGGGATTGTAGGGGCTTTCTTAGCCTTAATACTTCTCTATCTAATACATTTCTTTACTAGCTTATTCTTTTTCCAGCGTATATCTTTTCAGGATGTATCACCATCTCGTAACCATTTAGGATTGGCTGTACTTTTTGTCCCCGTAATAGGAGGAATTATCGTAGGCCTCATGGCCAGATATGGATCTGAGAAGATACGTGGTCATGGCATCCCTGAGGCTATCGAGGCCATATTGATCAATGGTAGTAAGGTAGAACCTAGACTTGCGATACTTAAGCCAGTCTCATCCGCTATTACCATAGGATCTGGTGGGCCATTCGGTGCAGAGGGCCCAATTATCATGACAGGTGGGGCATTTGGATCTCTTATTGCTCAATTGCTTAGACTGAGCAGTTCTGAAAGAAAGACACTTTTGGTAGCAGGAGCAGCTGCGGGAATGGCTGCTGTGTTTGGTGCGCCTCTTGCAGCTATAGCATTAGCAGTTGAGGTGCTACTGTTTGAATGGAGGCCAAGAAGTCTAATACCTGTTGCTATATCGAGCGCGATCGCAGGCGCTCTAAGGTACTATCTCCTAGGGACACCTCCCATATTTCCTACTCCAACTCACACATTTTACCCTACGCTTATGGTTCTGGTTGACTGTTTCATAACTGGTTTGGTTGCTGGCCTGCTTTCACTGATCCTCACCTGGATGGTCTACACAGTTGAAGATATATTTCGCAAATTACCGGTTCACTGGATGTGGTGGCCTGCTATTGGCGGTGTATTTGTTGGCATAGGTGGTTTGATTTATCCAAGAGCTCTGGGTGTTGGCTATGATGTCATAGCTGATATGCTTAGAGGGCAGAATACTTGGCAGCTAATACTAGGTATATTGTTAGTCAAATCTGCCATATGGGCTATAGCACTAGGCTCGGGGACATCTGGAGGTGTGTTAGCTCCTATCCTCATGATAGGAGGATCAATAGGAATCATTGAATCACATATATTCCCATCGATGGGAGAGGGATTCTGGCCTATGCTCAGCATGTCTGCAGTATTGGGCGGAGCCATGAGAGCTCCTCTTACAGCCATAATATTTGCTCTCGAGCTTACACACGATATCCATTCCGTAATACCTTTGATACTGGTCGTGATAGTGTCTTACGGATTCACCGTACTTACTATGAGAAGATCCATTCTTACTGAAAAACTAGATCGTAGAGGCTATCATCTTACGTATGAATACTCTCCAGACCCTCTTGAGTTGCATTTTGCCTCTGAGGCTATGGATACCAACGCTAGGCTCATTCCAAAGGATATGACCGTGGGCGAATTTGTGGACCGGTTGGGGAAGGATATACCACTTCACCAGAGGTTGTACTCTATAGTCGGAGATAACAACATACTGTTAGGCATAGTGACCCAAAGCTTGATCAAAGGCGTTCCCCCGTCTACGAAAATAATTGACGTAGCTGAAAAGCACCCAATAGTTGCTTATCCCTACGAGACCATGAGGTCTATAGCCTATAGGATGGCTGAACATGGTATTACAAGGATGCCTGTGGTAGAACCTGATTCTGAGAGAGTATTAGGCGTTATAACCCTCGGCTCGCTGCTACAGGCTAGAAAGCGAAGGTTATTAGAAGAAAGAGTTAGGGAGAGAGTTATTAAGATCAAGTGGAATCGTGAACCTATAAGGGTTCGTACTAACTAG
- a CDS encoding queuosine precursor transporter yields MRTERRRCYRYLDFITAAFVAVLLISNVASTKILVLGPFTFDGGTILFPLAYIFGDVLTEVYGYSRSRRVIWTGFFLVALAACVFAIVDVLPPAPDWKLQESFHAILGQTPRIVLASLVAYWIGEFSNSFVLAKMKIFTRGRLLWTRTIGSTLVGEAFDTSTFLLIAFYGFLPSSLILTVFISNYIFKVGVEVLATPVTYIVVNTLKKLEREDYFDIGTNFNPFLITSDN; encoded by the coding sequence TTGAGAACGGAGAGAAGACGCTGTTATAGATACTTAGATTTCATAACTGCTGCCTTTGTAGCAGTACTCCTAATATCTAATGTGGCATCCACCAAGATTCTAGTTCTAGGCCCGTTTACATTCGATGGGGGCACCATACTATTCCCTCTAGCTTATATATTTGGCGACGTGCTAACCGAGGTATACGGTTATTCTAGATCCAGAAGGGTTATCTGGACGGGATTCTTTCTTGTAGCTCTAGCAGCCTGCGTCTTTGCTATAGTCGACGTACTCCCCCCTGCCCCTGATTGGAAGTTACAGGAGTCCTTTCATGCTATTCTGGGGCAGACTCCAAGGATAGTGCTCGCCAGCTTAGTGGCTTACTGGATAGGCGAGTTTTCAAATAGCTTTGTTCTCGCTAAGATGAAAATCTTCACAAGGGGACGACTCCTGTGGACTAGAACAATTGGGTCAACACTGGTCGGAGAGGCCTTTGATACCTCTACTTTTCTGCTCATAGCGTTCTACGGATTTCTGCCTTCTAGCCTCATACTGACCGTATTCATATCCAATTATATTTTCAAAGTTGGGGTTGAAGTTCTTGCTACCCCAGTCACCTATATAGTGGTTAACACACTGAAGAAACTAGAGCGTGAAGACTACTTCGACATAGGCACGAACTTCAATCCTTTCCTAATAACCAGTGACAACTGA